The Primulina eburnea isolate SZY01 chromosome 12, ASM2296580v1, whole genome shotgun sequence genome includes the window AGAATATAATGCAGTCTCCTTCCGATTGGTTCGCCGAATTTGAGAGGCAAAAGAGAGAGATAActgaactttggaacacttgcAACATTCCATTGGTTCATAGAACCTACTTCTTCTTGCTCTTCAAAGGAGATCCATCAGATGCAGTTTACATGGAAGTTGAGCTCAGGCGGTTGTCTTTCCTCAAGAACACGTTACATGGGCTTGCTAAAGACGATCATTTCACACTGGCTTCAAGGTACTCTCTCCTCTCTAACCTTACTCTTTTCCAAATACTAAAAAAAACAAGAATGagaatacataaaaaaaatgtgTAAAGCCATATCAAAACATCTTCTCATATTTCAACTTCTATTTTATCTACCATGTATGATAAACTAAAATCTTGAACATTTTATGGGCTCGCTCACAGCGCTAAGACTCTAAATCGTGAGAGAGAAATGCTGTGTAGAAGAATGATAAAAAAGTATTCTGCAAAAGAGAGGGAAGCTCTGTACAAGAAATGGGGAATCGGCCTAAAAACAAAGCAGCGAAGACTCCAACTCTGTCGCAAACTGTGGACAGATGCCGCAAACTTGGAACACATTAAAGAAAGTGCTTACATTGTTGCCAAACTCATTGGGTTCAAAGAGACAGGGAAGGCTCCAAAAGAGATGTTTGGGCTTAGTGTCTCGACAAAGCTGGTTAACCTCAGTTCATCCAGCTGGAGACATAGCTTGCCTTCCATGATATAAGGACAAGCTGTACCATTGAAATGTGAATTACCACCATTACCTAGGAAATGTGCATTAGAATTAACTTTGTGAGTTTTCTGAATTGTATGACTCCTGTATATGGTTGAGAATTGGGTCCTAAGGAACTCTTCATTCCAGTGCTCAAATTCATTCACTGGGGACAAAGGTAAACAAGCTACTGGTAtcatgtaattgttctttctGTATTGCTTTGAGAATTAAGGAACCATGGATAGTttcattttatataaataaaaaggtGGGGAGATACTAAGTGGCCCCCCCGATTTGCTAGTATCTACACAATGAACTTATCACCGTTAGATGTCAGTCGAATCGAATTTGCCATGCACACATGgatttgtacctgttacctccTCATTGGAATTAGTGGTTGATCCCATCCAGGAtttgtttattttctttataatttttaattttgacCATAGTTACCCTATGCAACAAGTTTTTAGAATGTTCAGCATATGTCTTATCCGCAAGAAACAATCAAACTCCAAATTCTGTATAATTGCAGGCACAAATTCCACATCGAAAAACCAGGTTTAGAATACCAGGAAATATAGAGGAATTTTGGCTAAAATGACACATACCATGATTTTACATGaaccaaaaatattatttttgcaaTAAACCATACAAAATATTAGAGAACTTTATTCAGGGATCAACAAACTTCTCATATCAACAGTTCAATACTTTTGAGCAACAATTCATGCATATTTAAAGTTTGAACCTAATAAAACTGCCACGGCCAAACTGCCATCTAGCCGGAGAAAAATGATTGCAGTACTAGATAGCAAGAAATTGCAATAGTTGCTTACAGTGACAAACTGTTTATTCTGCTCGAGATTGACCAGCACGAGAGGAAAGTATGATTCCAACAATGAGACCATATAGAGCCAGTGCTTTGGCAAATATAAGGATAAGAATCATCCTGACAAAGAGCTTTGGTTGTTGAGCGTTACTAAAGAAAGCGCAAGCCCAATGGGGAAACAACCAAGGCCACTTCCCGCCAAGTCACAGTTCATCCTTTCAAAAAATCCAAACAGCAACAATATGTCCCCATTGTTACAGAGAGAAAACTAAAAATCCAGAACGTCAAACTCAATAACTACATGCCAATTCaccaaaaagaagaagaagaagaagaagaagaagaagaagaagaagaagaacaaaAGGCAGAAGTTTAAATCATGATACTCAATTATTCAATATTTTATGCAGATAAAATAGAAGGTACTCGACAAGTAGAGGAAAAGTAGCATACCTGACACCGGCATCTCCGACGATGCCAATGGCCATACCAGCAGCAAGGCCAGCAAGACTGCAAGAGAGTCCAGAAGAAATATGCACATAGCCGTCAAACAAGTAGTAAGACTTGGCCTTGGGGTTAATACCAGTACTGATAATCACAACAATGATCAAACCATAAATACCCAAGACACCAGCCATAACCACTGGCACAATGGATTTCATCACCAACTCTGGCCGCATCACACCCATGGACGCCACCCCGACACCACTCTGCGCCTTGTCGTACGCGGCTCCCATACCTACAAAGACAGAGTTGAAATAATTGGAACAAAAACTTAGATCTGAAAAAATTGGAATGGGTCGTGAAGCTTAGCTCACAGGAGAATACGAGAGCACCGGCGGCATATACTTAATAgattaataatagataatatattatttaataatatgtaTTTAGCTATGTATTTAGGatcatatattgaaaattgatttaaaaaaatatgtattaatgattattattaaatgaaagtcacattcatatatttatattagtatagattaatatagatagatatagattatttgtaaagttttttcacaaaacaaattttaatctcggctattgaatttaaaagtttagtaattagtaaataaataacaaGGATAAGGAttaaaagtttagtaattagtaaataaataataaggataaggacaaaagagtaaatacataattgtaattaataattaataataaggattgaatttaaaagtttagtaattagtaaataaataataaggataaggacaaaagagtaaatgcataattgtaattaatagataataataaggaTAAAGACAATagagtaaattcacaattcaatctgtatatttatatagatatagatatagattagtaattagtaaataaataataaggataaggattaaaagtttagtaatgagtaaataaataataagaataaggacaaaagagtaaatacataattgtaattaataattaataataaagattgaatttaaaagtttagtaattagtaaataaataataaggataaggacaaaagagtaaatgcataattgtaattaatagataataataaggataaggacaatagagtaaattcacaattcaatttatatagatatagatagatatgTAATCATTTTGACACAATATCATTCTATTTTCTCTAAAGCTTATTAAGCAATCGCTGACTTCGACGTTTCAAATGTCACTTTGCTTTGTGACATAAGAAACAACCAACAAAAATCGATCACAAGATCATTTGAGCAATAGTTGAGAAAGATTCGACCAAATGGTATGATCATATTTCTATGGAACGAACAAGGGACGTTCAGTTTGCATTCCATTCGACAGTATCCCATTTTCACGTTACGCTGTATAATATAGGTCATAAAAGGAACTGCAATGTTTAAGTGTTTCCAATTTAGTTGGTCTATGATACTCCTAACTGAAGCTGTAAATTTGTGTGTTTCATCCATGTGCAGATGCGACAGGATTTTCGATCATTCCGAAAGGGCAAGAAAtagttgaagaagaagaagaagatatggGGCACGTTCTTTTTCATTTCAAGACTTCACAAATCTGAAAGTATGTCCATTGCCCTATTGTCATGGAGGGTAACTGTGCTGTGATATTTTCTGAGCCCGTGCTAGACATGCTTGTACCATGCCAGTGCATTTTTCCTGGTGGTGCTGTCATTGCGGTTTGTAGTTGCACCAACTATAATGACATTAATAACTCACTCTTTTCAGGCACTGTTCGTCCTCCAAGCTTCAAGAGAACGATTTTTGTTACCTAGGCCATTGCATGGAACCATTTCTTATATTCCTTAAAAGATTAGTTGAGCTTCTTATGTTTTTAATCATTCGTGCTACAGCTCAGGGACCAAAAATCCAATTGTACATGAAAAGTGCAGTACTCCAAGTTCCCACCCTTGTAATTTTAGGAAACAGGGTATCTTGCTTGCTCTGTGTGCCTTACAAACTTTAGAGTTCTCTTTCATTTCACATTCTGGTATTGCAAAAGTCAGAGTAAGCATATTTTTGATCTTATTGACTACAGTAAAACCAATTCTAAACAACTTATGCTAGCTTTCGATATGGAACAACAAAGCAAACTACATCCTGCCTGAAGGAAGTGGGATTTGGAGGTCAAGGAGACGCCGACGGACAATTAAACAATTATGGGTAATAGAGCTCGACAATGCCGAGTCTCTCTAATTCTCGTTCTCTCCGCACTCCGATCCCTTTTATAAGTTTGATGTCATCAATCATTGGTCGTCTCTTGAAGTGCATGCTCACGGGCACACACATGCGAAAAAGCAGCCAATCTCCTTGTTGATAATCTGGAACCTGCTCCCGATTTAAACCATATCCCCG containing:
- the LOC140807617 gene encoding V-type proton ATPase 16 kDa proteolipid subunit-like — translated: MGAAYDKAQSGVGVASMGVMRPELVMKSIVPVVMAGVLGIYGLIIVVIISTGINPKAKSYYLFDGYVHISSGLSCSLAGLAAGMAIGIVGDAGVRMNCDLAGSGLGCFPIGLALSLVTLNNQSSLSG